Genomic window (Ureibacillus composti):
TTTATTTTTATATCTTTAAGAATGTCATTTATTACCCAGCTAGCAGCAATTAATCCAGCTACAGATGGAACGAAAGCGTTTGATGACGGTGGCATCTTTGATTTACGAATAGTAGCATTTGGATTCCCAACTTCACCAACTACATCTTCTCTAACAACAATTGGTGATTCATCTGAAAATACAACCATTACACCTTTTTTAATTCCTTCTTTTCTAAGCTTTGTACGGATGACTTTTGCTAGTGGATCTGTATGAGTTTTAGAAATATCCGCGATTTTGAATCGTGTTGGATCCATTTTATTAGCAGCACCCATACTTGAAATAATTGGAATATTACGTTTTAAACATTCCTTCATTAAGTGAATTTTATACATTACTGTATCTGAAGCATCAATCACATAATCGATACCTTTATCGAAAAATTCCTCATACGTTTCTTCTGTATAGAACATTTGCATATCAATTACTTCACATTCTGGATTAATATCAGCAATACGTTCCTTCATAATTGTTGATTTGGATCTTCCGACTGTAGAAAGATAAGCAACAAGTTGACGGTTTACGTTAGTAATATCAACATTATCTTTATCGACTAAAATAATCCGCCCAATTCCACTTCTTGCACATGCTTCAGCAGCAAAGGAGCCTACTCCACCCACTCCTAATATTGCGACCGTTTTACTCTTTAATTTTTCAAGTCCTTCTTTTCCAATAGCTAGTTCGTTTCTTGAAAATTGATGTAACATAATCTTTTGCCTCGCATTCTAATTTTCATACTCGGAATTATAACACTTGAAAAAACTACTCCGCAAGGGGAAAGTGGACTTTGGGTTGCAGGACCTTAATTATTCACAACTTCCGAAAGACAAAAAGAAAAAAGTGCCCGTTATAGAACACTTTTTTTATATGTATTTTTTAATATTAGGGCGAATCCCGATTGTGCCGCATTGCCAGACGTTTTGAACCCGCAGCCCTTGCAGGGGGGTGTCCGCTTCAATTCTTTAAACGTCCCTCTTATAGTGTGCAGGGCTTGTTTGCCAAACCAAAATATGGACTCCCAACGATTTATTGTTCGGTCAAAACTATTATTAGAGCATTCACAAACACTTCAGGATTCGCGTTAAATAAATAATATCATCAATTATCAGAAAATTCAATACAATTACTATAAAAATTATAAAAATTTTATTTTTGTTGATGCTTTACAAGATTAGAAGCTAAAAAAACAGAAAATCACAACTGATTGTGATTTTCTGCATTAGCTTAAGGCTTAGTTTAGCTATATTTTTTTACAGCTAAATTTAATTCTTTTAATTGAGCATCTGATACTTCACTTGGCGCAGATGTTAATAAATCACTTGCTGTAGCAGTTTTAGGGAATGCAATCGTATCACGCAAGTTATTACGACCAGCAAGTAGCATAACAAAGCGGTCAAGACCGAATGCAAGACCTCCATGTGGTGGAACTCCATATTCGAATGCTTCTAATAAGAATCCGAATTGTTCTTGTGCATCTTCTTTACTAAAGCCTAGTAATTCGAACATTTTTTCTTGTAAGTCACGTTCAAATATACGAAGTGAACCTCCACCAAGTTCATAGCCATTTAAAACGATATCATATGCTTGCGCGCGAACTTCTGATGGATTTGTATCCATTTTTTCAATATCTTCATCAAATGGACGTGTAAATGGATGGTGAGCTGCAGTGTAGCGGCCTGCTTCTTCATCGTATTCAAGTAATGGCCAATCTGTAATCCAAAGGAAAGCATAGATTGATTCATCAATTAAACCAAGTTCTTTCCCAAGTTTAGAGCGCAATGCACCAAGTGCTGCGGCTACAACTGAAGATTGATCTGCAACAAATAATAATAAGTCGCCAGGTTCTGCATCAGTTGCTTTCATGATGTCTTCTACGATTTGACCTTCAAAGAATTTTGCGATTGGACCAGTAAATCCTTCTTCCGTAACTTTAATCCAAGCTAATCCTTTTGCTCCGTAAATACTAGCGAATTCAGTTAAGGCATCAATATCTTTACGAGTATACTTGTCGGCATTTGCCTTTACATTGATTGCTTTAACTTCCCCGCCAGATTCAACAGCCGCAGTAAATACTTTAAATGAAGAATCTTTTACGATTTCTGAAAGTTGAACTAATTCCAATCCAAAGCGTACATCCGGTTTATCTGAGCCGAAACGCGCCATTGCTTCTTTATAAGACATGCGTTGGAATGGTAATTGAACATCAATTCCTTTAGCTTCTTTCATAACTGTTTGAATTAAACGTTCATTCATTTCAATAATTTCATCCATTGACATAAATGAAGTTTCAATGTCCACTTGTGTAAATTCTGGTTGACGATCAGCACGTAAGTCTTCATCACGGAAACAACGTGCGATTTGGAAGTACTTTTCAAAACCAGAAACCATTAATAATTGTTTAAATAATTGTGGTGATTGTGGTAATGCATAAAATTCCCCTTCATGTACACGTGATGGTACTAAATAGTCACGTGCCCCTTCAGGTGTTGATTTTGTTAAGATTGGCGTTTCTACTTCTAAGAAACCTTCATTTTGTAAAAAGTTACGAATCGAACGCGTAATATCAGAACGAAGCTTGAAAGTGTTATACATTGCAGGGCGACGTAAATCTAAATAGCGATATTTTAAACGTAGATCTTCTCCAACTTCTACTTTATCTTCAATTGCAAAAGGTGGTGTTTTCGCTTCATTAATAATTTGAATAGATGAGGCAACTACTTCAAT
Coding sequences:
- a CDS encoding tRNA threonylcarbamoyladenosine dehydratase codes for the protein MLHQFSRNELAIGKEGLEKLKSKTVAILGVGGVGSFAAEACARSGIGRIILVDKDNVDITNVNRQLVAYLSTVGRSKSTIMKERIADINPECEVIDMQMFYTEETYEEFFDKGIDYVIDASDTVMYKIHLMKECLKRNIPIISSMGAANKMDPTRFKIADISKTHTDPLAKVIRTKLRKEGIKKGVMVVFSDESPIVVREDVVGEVGNPNATIRKSKMPPSSNAFVPSVAGLIAASWVINDILKDIKINRVQQ
- the aspS gene encoding aspartate--tRNA ligase; this translates as MAQRTHACGEITEQHVGEKVVLKGWVQRRRDLGGLIFVDVRDRTGIVQVVFGDDAPEALQLADKIRSEYVIEIEGEIILRDESQVNPNISTGKIEVVASSIQIINEAKTPPFAIEDKVEVGEDLRLKYRYLDLRRPAMYNTFKLRSDITRSIRNFLQNEGFLEVETPILTKSTPEGARDYLVPSRVHEGEFYALPQSPQLFKQLLMVSGFEKYFQIARCFRDEDLRADRQPEFTQVDIETSFMSMDEIIEMNERLIQTVMKEAKGIDVQLPFQRMSYKEAMARFGSDKPDVRFGLELVQLSEIVKDSSFKVFTAAVESGGEVKAINVKANADKYTRKDIDALTEFASIYGAKGLAWIKVTEEGFTGPIAKFFEGQIVEDIMKATDAEPGDLLLFVADQSSVVAAALGALRSKLGKELGLIDESIYAFLWITDWPLLEYDEEAGRYTAAHHPFTRPFDEDIEKMDTNPSEVRAQAYDIVLNGYELGGGSLRIFERDLQEKMFELLGFSKEDAQEQFGFLLEAFEYGVPPHGGLAFGLDRFVMLLAGRNNLRDTIAFPKTATASDLLTSAPSEVSDAQLKELNLAVKKYS